The nucleotide sequence CGATCCGGGCTTTGGCTATGCCGAGGCTGGCGGATCAGGGTCGCGCGGGGTGTTAGAAGTCCGCTGCCACGAAGCGCCCTTTGTGCTGGAGCACGGTCAGGTTGTCGGGCGTCTGGTGTACGAGAACATGGCCGCGCTGCCCGCCGCCCTTTATGGGCGTGAGATCAAGTCGAATTACCAAGGGCAAGGGTTGAAGCTGTCCAAGCATTTTAGGGCGTAGAATATGGATTCTATGCCCGTTCGGGCTGGGCACCGAAGCAATACTGCGAAAGGATGTCTGAGATGTCAGAACACGGATATGAAAGTGGACGTTTAAACCTCCCTTTTGTTGGCATCTGTACGTTTGGCAAGTACCCCTACATACAAGATTGGGATTCTATTGACGCGGATGTGGCCGTTCTCGGTGCGCCTTATGACTTTGGCTGCCAATGGCGCGCTGGTGCGCGCATGGGACCGCGTGCAATCCGCGAAGCTTCGACACTTTTTTCCTTCGGTCATGCTGGGGCGTATGACTTTGAAGATGATATCACCTATCTGGACCCCTCAGAGGTCAAGATTGTCGATATTGGCGACGCCGACATCGTCCACACGGATACAATGCAAAGCCATGCCAATATCGAGTATGGTGTGCGCAAGATCCTTGCCGCGGGTGCCGTGCCGGTTGTTATGGGCGGTGACCATTCGGTGAACATCCCCTGTATCAACGCATTCGACGACCACGCCCCCATTCATGTTGTGCAAATCGATGCCCACCTCGATTTTGTGGATGAACGCCATGGCGTCAGCTTCGGCCATGGCAATCCGATGCGTCGTGCCGCCGAAAAGCCCTATGTCACCGGGCTCAGCCAGATCGGCATTCGCAACGTCTCTTCGACTGCGCGCGATGGCTATATAGATGCCCGCAAGATGGGGTCTGACATTCATTCGGTACGCCAGTTTCGCAAACTGGGTGTTGATGGCATGTTGGCGCGTATTCCAAAGGGCGCGCGCTACTATCTGACGATTGACATCGACGCATTTGACCCATCAATCGCACCGGGAACCGGCACACCGAGCCACGGTGGTTTCTTATACTATGAGGTGTTGGAACTGATCGACGGCCTGGCGCAGCGCGGCGATATCGTAGGGGTCGATCTGGTTGAGGTTGCACCCGACTACGACATGACCGGTTGCACATCAACGCTTGCCGCCCAGATCCTCATGAATACCATCGGGCGTATGCTGTATCACAGATAGCCGTTTTACCCGCCTAGCGCATAAATCGCCGTGCCGCGCGCATGCCTTTTTGTGCTTTCTGCGCCGTTTGTTGCGCATTTTTCGCCTGTGCCCGTTCTTCAGGTGTTAGATCTTCCGCGCGCTTGCCCCTCGTTGAGGCCAGTGCGACGCCCTTATTGATACCTTTGCGCATCAACATCCGAACGGCCATATTGATCAGTCGGTTCATGTTCATCTCAATCTCCCTCGCGGTTGCCTCTAAGGTAAGGCGCACACGTTAATCTTCAAACAACTCGGACTGGTTTTCATCCTCATCGGCGTCTTCCGCCTCGCCCAAGGCGGTCGCGCCAGGTGGCGGACGGTTTTCAAGCAACCCGGCAGAGCGCAGTTCTTTCAGCCCGGGCAGGTCGCGTGCGTTCTCAAGCCCAAAGTGATCCAAGAATCCTTGGGTGACCACAAAGGTCACGGGCCGCCCCGGCGTCATCTTGCGCCGACCAAAGCGGATCCATTCCAGCTCAATCAGCTGATCTACCGTGCCGCGGCTCACACTCACGCCGCGGATC is from Yoonia sp. GPGPB17 and encodes:
- the speB gene encoding agmatinase produces the protein MSEHGYESGRLNLPFVGICTFGKYPYIQDWDSIDADVAVLGAPYDFGCQWRAGARMGPRAIREASTLFSFGHAGAYDFEDDITYLDPSEVKIVDIGDADIVHTDTMQSHANIEYGVRKILAAGAVPVVMGGDHSVNIPCINAFDDHAPIHVVQIDAHLDFVDERHGVSFGHGNPMRRAAEKPYVTGLSQIGIRNVSSTARDGYIDARKMGSDIHSVRQFRKLGVDGMLARIPKGARYYLTIDIDAFDPSIAPGTGTPSHGGFLYYEVLELIDGLAQRGDIVGVDLVEVAPDYDMTGCTSTLAAQILMNTIGRMLYHR